The Halotia branconii CENA392 region GTTGCTGACCCCACTCCAGCAGCTGGAGAAATAGTCATGCAAGTACGGACAGCTACAACTTGTGGTACAGATTTAAAAGTCTGGCGGCGTGGTGGTCATGCCAAAATGCTAAAGCCGCCGACATTGTTTGGTCACGAGGCCGCAGGACAAATTGTAGCATTAGGAACAGGTGTTAATGGTTGGCAAATAGGCGATCGCATTGTGGCAAATAATTCTGCACCATGCATGGAGTGCTTTTTTTGTCAACATGAAGAATATTCGTTATGCCCAAATTTAACTTGGAATAACGGGACTTTTGCCGAATACCTGAAAATTCCTGCACCGATAGTACCACATAATTTATTGCGAGTTTCTGATGAGTTGCCGTGGGAATTGGCAGCGATGACTGAACCTTTAGCTTGTGTATTGCATGGTATAGCTCGTTCTAATATCAAACCTCAAGACAGAGTAGTTGTGTTGGGGGATGGAGCCATTGGGCTGATGTTTGTCGCGGCCTTAGCTGATAGCGTTGAAGTGTTACTTTGGGGGGGAAATGACCAAAGATTAGAAATTGGTCAAAAACTCGGTGCAGCTAAGATTTTTAACTATCATCAAATCCCGGACATTCCCAATGTCGTCAAAGAACTCACCCAAGGCTGGGGTGCAGATGTGGTGATTGAAGCTACTGGTGTACCTAGCGTTTGGGAAATTGCGATCGCTTGTGCGCGTCCTGGTGCTACTGTCAACTTATTCGGTGGTTGTCCTAGAGATACCACTATTACAGTCAATACAGAACAGCTGCACTACAGCGAACTTACCCTTAAAGGTGTGTTTCACAATACTCCCAAATATGTGCGGGCGGCGCTGTCCCTAATAGCTAGTCGTAAAATACCTTTAGAATTACTCATCAGTGAACAGCGCAGGCTAAAGGACTTAGAACAAGTGTTTTGTGACATGAAAACACGGAAGGTAATTAAGGTAGCAATGATTCCTTAGTTTTCCATAGATGAAGCCTTGTTAGCCTTAACCAACGTAACCAAGTTTGCGCCGGTTGCTCAAAGAACGTAAAAATATCACCGTAACCCAAGCTAGTTTTGTGATGGTGTAACCAATGCCTCTCAGGAGTAGTAATAAATAAAAACTGGCATAAAATATTCACTAACTTTGGAGTTTGCCAACCTAAAACACTTATATGTCTCCACCAAACATGAAACTGACCAAGTAATAATCCACAAATCACACCGATGGGAGACAAAGACCATAGAAGTACAGCCATAATTAAATAAGGTAATGCTCCCAGTATCCCATCTAAAATCACCTGAGGGTTAAATGTCAAAATAGCATAGTGGCGGAAATCTTTTTTCCAAGAGTGATGTGTTCTCAGGTGGAGGCTACCAAAAACATGCTCAGGTACGTGGTAGCAGAAGGTGGATAGGAAATCGCCAAAAAATAGTAATAGCCAAGCAACAGCTATAGCCTCAAGCATTTATAATCCTCACGTCCAGTCAGAAAACTCCACAAAAAAATGCTAGGTGCTTAGACACCTAATGTTTAGACTCTGTAAGCAGCTACTGTGCAGCTAGTTCGGCTCAAAGTCTTAAGTAATTTGGATAGTTGCAGTTTCATGAATCTACAATCCTTAATTTAGGAAACAGCAACTTGTGGAAGTTTCTAATCTGGTTTTTTGCTTTAAATTGATACATCTAATTACCAATAGGTATACCGTATTTTTTTGTCTTTACCTCATCATGTTCTTACGAAGACATACAGTATAAGCAAAGGTTGAGTTAAAAATAGTACAAATTTAGGTTAAGGTATTACCCAAAATTATTTAATGATTGAGCAAAAAAGGCAGAAGAAAGCAAGGGTTTGAATTGACTCCTAATACGGTTTCTGTTATTAATTCTGGCACACCTTCTAAATAATCATTTAATTAAATTGATACACGATCGCAGTTGGATAAAGTGAAAGTGCGATCGCAGCAATCTTCTAAATAAAACTAAAATAGATAACAAAACAACAGTCACAATCAACTATGTCAACTACTATCACTGATATTGGCACTCTTATTACTCGCCACCCTGGAATACATGGGGGCTGTCCGATTATTGCTGGAACTGGTGTCACAGTGCGACGAATTGCTATCTGGTATAAACAAGGTTACAGTCCAGAAGAAATTGCCGATCAGATTGGTCATTTAACATTAGGACAGGTTTATGCAGCTTTGACGTATTATCATATCAATCGCGAAGAAATCGATGCTGACATTGCCTACGAAGAAGCAGAAGGTGATCGCATAGAGGCATTACACAAAGCTAAAAAGTTAGGATGAGCCAAATTCGCTTATACATGGATGAGGATTCTACCGGACGTTCTCTAAGGTTGGCTTTGCAAAATCGGGGTGTAGATGTAATCACAACTCTAGGTGTAAACCGATTAAAATATTCTGATGAAGAACAATTAATTTGGGCAAGGTCGCAAAATCGCGTTTTATATAGTTCTAACATTCGAGATTTTTATAGTTTACACACAGCTTTCTTGACTCAAGAACAACATCACTCAGGAATGATTTTAGTACAGCAGCAATGTTATTCAATCGGAGAACTGATGCGTGGTATTTTGAAATTAGTTGCAGCTAAATCAGCAAAGTCAATGGAAAATCAAGTAGAGTTTCTTAGCACTTGGATCGGGGAATAAACGTAATATTATAGTCTATTCTTGCATACTTTGAACAGTCATGCGATCGCACTTTATTGACCAGCAACTTTTAGAACGATCGCACAGTATGATATTTGTAATCTGCTACAAATCGTATTTATTAGCTTGGCGATCGCAGCTGTAGTATTTGATAACGACCTAAAGCAATTAAAGGAAAATATTGTTGATAAAAATGATATTTGAGATAAAAATGACTAGGAAAACCAGTACCTGTAAAGTCTGCTTCATACCAAGTACCATCGGGCTGTTGAGTTGTTAAAAGGTAGCTAATTCCTCGTTCAATAACTTCAAGAGGTAATTTGCCAATTGCTTCACCAGCAGCTATCAGACCGATTAAAGCCCAAGCTGTTTGGGATGCAGTGCTGCGTCCTTGCCCTTTGAGACTGCGATCATCATAGCTGCGGCAAGTCTCACCCCAACCACCATCTGAATTTTGACATTTTATTAACCAATTAGCTCCTCGTTCTATACTGACATGATGTCTTTGAGGTTCAATTAAAGCTAGAGCTGATAAAACGCCACTTGTACCATAGATGTAATTAACACCCCAGCGCCCAAACCAACAACCTTCAGTTTCTTGCTCACCCAAAAGATAGGCAAGGGCGCGCTCTAGGTTTGCAGTATCAATTGTCAGGTTACAAGCACCGAGCATTTCTAGTACTCTGGCGGTAACATCTGCGGTATTCGGGTCAATCATGGCTTTCAAATCGCCATAAGGTACAGAGTTGAGCCAATCTTGATCATTATCCAAATCAAAAGCTGCCCAACCACCTAGTTTACACTGCATGGATGCAATCCAATTTAAAGCGCGGGCGATCGCAGCTTGTTTGAGTTTTTCGTTAGGAAGTTTCGCTACATCTAAAGCCATCACAACCACAGCTGAGTCATCCACATCTGGATAAAAGCGATTGTCAAACTCAAACGCCCAAGCACCGGGTTTTCCTTGGTGATTTTTCACAGTCCAGTCGCCATAGTCGAGAATTTGCTTTTGCAGCAACCATTCTCCAGCTTGCACAATCGCCGGATGATCTGACGGCAAGCCAGATTCTACCAAAGCCCGAATCACCCAAGCCGTATCCCATACAGGCGAAACACAAGGCTGAACTCGGTAACTATCTGCTGTTTCAATGGCAAAATTATCAATTGCTTGCAAACCTCGTTCGACAATTGGGTCATTGACGTTGTAACCCAAACACCGCAAAGCTAACATAGAATTGAGCATGGCTGGAATAATTCCACCCCAATCGCCTGTAGCTTCTTGACGTTCTAAAATCCACTTTTCGGCAGCTTTAATGCCTTCGTTGCGGAATGGCACTAAATTTAAAGTTTCTGCTAACTTAAATCCTTGATCGAGAGTTAAAAATAAATCAGTCCAATTGTTACTGCGGGATAATTCATACTGGACTCGATCAATACTTTCAACATATAGTTCATCTAAATTAATCGTTGGTGCGGTGAGAAAAATAGGTTTGCGATCGCATACAATCAGCAACGGTACAGTACTAGAACGCGCCCAGCTAGACATTTCGTAGATATTGAAGAAAAAAGCTGGGGGTAAAAGCATTATCCAAGGAGGTAGGGAGGGAATGCCACGCCAGTCATAGCAGCCAATCAAGGCGAGGTGCAATTTAGTAAAAATGCGAGTTTTGCTGATGCCGCCTCGTTGGAGAATAAAGTCTCGCGCTTTGATCATCGCTGGATCATTTGCCGATACACCCAGCAGCCTCAACGCCATGTAAGCCTCAACCGAGGTACTTAGTTCTCCACCGTCATCATAAAAAAGTTCCCAGCCCCCATGCTGCCGTTGTTGAGAACGCAGATATGTAATAACTTTGTGCAGAGGTCTAGCTTGGTCTGTTCCCCAAATTTTATGCAGCAGGACAACCTCAGCAGTAATGGTGACATTAGACTCTAACTCTGCCCACCAGTAACCTGCTGGATACTGAGTCGAAAGTAGATATTGTTGACTAGTGGCGATCGCTGCCGCGACTTGATTGACTGTTACCCTGTCTTGTGTTTGCATCAACTAAAGGATAAAGTGTGAAGTATTAATGAAACATACCACGCTCAGTAGATCATCAAAAACAACACTTCGACTGCGCTCAGTGCATCGCTGACAACTGACCCGCGTAGCGTAAAGTAAAATCATGTATTCAATCGGCTTTTTGATGGCTAAAAGAGCCTAAAATTTTAAAGTCTTCCCTTAAGCAGCATCTCCATATAAATCAAGTGAGGTATTAATGAACTGGATTAAAGTTCTTTCTCAAGACGAACTACCACTTAATGAACGCAAAGTAGTAAAAGTTGAACAGCATAATATTTTACTACTTAACCATAATAACCAAATCTATGCAGTAGAAAATTCCTGTCCTCACATGAAGCTACCGATGAAGAAAGGTAAAATTACAGAGGATGGAGCAATTATCTGTCCTTTTCATCGTAGCGCTTTTGACTTGTCCACTGGTAATGTCAAAGAATGGAGTACTTTTCCTCCAGGTATCGGCAAGGTATTGGGTGTAATTTCTCAAGAAAAGCCACTACCAGTTTTTCCTACGCGTCTACAGGAAGGAAGTATTTGGGTGGAGTTGTAATATAGCAGTCCTAAATCATGAACAACAAGATCCCCGACTTCTTTAAGAAGTCGGGGATCTGAGCCTCTCACTTTGCATAGAAATACGGCGCTTAATGAAAGCCTAAAATTTCAGAAATAGCCGCAACAATATCTAAATAAAAGTTACCTTTCACTGCCCGAAATAACTCAAATTTGGAGCCAGGCGCACCAAAAAAAGGTCTGAGAAACCATCCTAACTGCATACCCACAAAGCCATAAAGCAATAACCATGATCTTAAAATAGTGGTGCGGGTTTTTTTGCCAACTTCCTCTTGTTGAGAAAGTAACTGCATTCCTTCATAAAGAAATTTCACACCAAAGATGCCTGTAATGGCAAAAATTAATACATTTAACAGTTTAAAAAATTGATAAGAATCTGGGGTAGTGATCAGAAAAAATAGTGTAACTGGTGCCAAGCTGAATAAAAGCACACTAATTACTGATACCGATGTGAGTAATACAGCAAAATGTTGTTGAATACTGCTTCGAGAACCAAATAAAACACTAAAAAAGAACAAAGTGGGAAAACAAATAATCAGTGTTAACAAATAGAATGCTGGTAACTTAATAGCGCCAGATAAAGCTTGCGCCCAACTGTGAGATGCACCAATAATGATGCCATAGAGTGCAAAGAAAATAGAACTAGAAACAAACAGGGAACTAATTTTATTTTGTAATCTTATTTCTTGACGGATTTCTTCTAAAAATCCCTGGCGATCGCGTAGTAAACTAATTAAGACGTGGAAGTGTCGAATTTTGTAAGATTTTTTTTCTAACATGACAATTTGATATTTATTTGCTGTTATGTAAATTTGGATTTATGAACGAAATCCTAAAAGATAGGTAATAGCTTGAATCACGCTTAAATAAAAATTGCCCTCTCTTTCTCGAAATAATTCAAACACAGAACCAGGTGTACCAAAAAACGGTCTGAGAGTCCATCCTAGTTGACTACCGACAAAAGCATAAAGAAATAACCAAAATTGTAAGATTTTCTTACGGGTTTTGCTACCTTCATCTTCTTGTTCTAAAACTAGATTAGTTGCCTGATATAAAGCAGAAATACCAATAAATCCTGTTAAAGCGAAAATAAATACATTTAATAAAATTAAAAATTGGTAATTATTGGTGGTAATTAAGAAAAATAATGTAATTGGGGCAAAGCTAAATAAAAGAACGCTAGTCACTGAAACCGCAGTTAATACTAAAGCAAAATGTTGACTAAAAGTGCGTTTTGAACCAAAAATTATATTAGCAAAGTACAATGTTGGTAAACAAATTAATAAAGTGATTAAATACAAAGCCGGTAGCTTAATAGCGGAAGCTAAAGCTTGCATCCAGCTATGATATGCTCCAATAATTCCGCCATAAATGGCAATAAATAAAGAACTACAAACCAGCAAAGAAATAATCTTATTTGGTAATCTGATATCTTGACGGATTTCTTCTAAAAATCCCTGGCGATCGCGTAGTAAGCCAATCAGCACAGCAAAGTATTTTATACCTACAGATTTACGTTCCATCATATTATCCTCACACCGTTATGATTCAAGTTTCATCCACATAATCACAGCCAGAACCAAACTTCCAAGCATCAATTAAACGATGCCAATAATATTGTTGTTCTTTTGGTTGGTTCTTAATCCATGTTTCTAGCATTGGGCTTAACCAAAACAAGGCAGTATAAATACTTAAATTACCATAATGCACCATCCAATCGAGTAAACTTGCCAAACCTACCTGGGGAATGATCTTGGTAACTAATCCTGGATGAGAAAAACCAGTTTTTAAAAGTGTTTGTGTTAAAGGCGAAAACTGTACAACATCTTGCAAAAAAGGTTTAAGTACTGGTGTGCCTAGTTGTTGCATTTCTGCAAACACTGCTGCAAGTAGTTGGTTAATCTGATCTGGATCAATCTTTTGATTGACACCAACACTCATCGCTTTTTGAAATAACCAAGTAACAGTCAAACTTGGTTGATAAGGTTGTAGTAGTGCCAATGCTTTTGTAGATACTTGATTTGTTTCTAACGCTTCTTGAATACCCAAAGTTAGGCGCTTAAGGTGACGCACCATCGCCCCAAAACCACCAAAACTCAACGGAGATTGACTACCACTACTATCTCCCACTGGCAGAATACGATTCCAAGGGGTTTTGAGTGGACTTTGGCGATAAGTAGGAAAAAAGCCAAATAACGCCCGTTGAAAATGCAACTGGCTCAGTTCCACACCCTGATATTCTGGTAACAGACACAGATATTCCTCAAATAGTTCTGCTAAACTCAAACGTTGCGGATGTGCATCCATGTAAGTAAACAAGTAAGTAGTTCTACCATCTCTGGCGGGGAAGGCTTCCCAGAAGTATTGACACTGATTCTGTAAAGATGTAAACGATAACAACAAATCGCCTGAGTTATTTTCCGGAAATCCTTGGGCGCAACTTCCCACTACTAGACAAAGGGCATCTGGTTGTTTGCCTTGGCGTGCTTGCCGGGTGATGGGAGAAAAATGTCCCATCGCATCAATTAACAACTCACCTGTAAATTGGTTATTTACTATCACCCCATTGGGATGAATTACTGCCTCAGCAAAGGGTGTTTTTTCTAACAATTCTCCCCCAGCAGCCAAAAATTTGTTCTTTAATGTAGCCAGTAAATAAACTGGATCTACACCAATATTTAAGACATCTTCTACCCAAACTTCCGTGTTATTATTGAAGCTAACTCTTGCTGGATTGTATTGAGTGGCGATCGCTTGTTGCAATTCGGTATCTGTTAGCAAGTTCAATTCCAAAAATACCTCTAACTCTTGGCGGGAAATATTCCACTCTTGCTCTCTTCCTTGCAGAATACCTTTTTCCATCAACGCTACTCGTAGCCCTTGTACCGCTAAGGCACAACCAATTAAAATGCCTAAAGTCCCACCGCAAATAATCACATCCCACTCTACAGAATCTAAAGGCTGCTGACTTGCCTGAATTACTGTAGGTACTGGTGCTGTATTTTCTCTAATAGATGTTAATAGGCGATTGCCTTGGTGCAACCCCCCCAAAACATCACCTGGTAATTGTGAAAGAATTTTTTGAGTTAAGGAACTAGACATAAAACATTAATTCCAGCAAAGTTACTCTTCTTAATCGTATCTTTACTAAACAAAGTTTGAAGTCTAAATGATGTTCGCGTCACATCTCAGTAAAAGACGGATAAAAAATCGGTTCGCTATACCATAATAGAGGAAATTTTTCGAGTCTTTAAACTCAATATTTTCTCAAAAATTTTTGCACTCTTCTTACTCAAACACACCAGCTTTTAGCTTTATGAGGTGGAATAATTTCATACTTTATACTTTATGCTTCAATTAACTCGATTTCATGTCGTAATCTTTAGATAACACCTTGATATCTTTATCAAAAATTCATCAATTATGGTTTGTACTTAAGTAGAGTTTCATGTTAGTTTATATTTAAGCAAATTTTATACTTTACTTTATAATTAATTCATGAAAAATTTATCTAAACACTAAACAGTTAATTGAGTTATTTAGTATTTAGATAATGTTTTCTATTTCCAGGAAATACAGTTTATTTTTAATGAAAATAAATGTACCAAGCGAGAGATGTTTAGTTAAAAGCAGTTCGGTAAAAGTTATCTAGCATCTAAAAACTTTGAAATTAAAGTATAACTAACTACTAATTTTGTAGGATATTACCATGAAAATTGCTTTTATAGTTGGAGGTTTTCCCGTATTATCAGAAACTTTTGTAATTAATCAAGTAATAGGATTAATCGAACGTGGTCATGAGGTTGACATTTATGGTATACCACCAGCTATTGATTCTTCTAAAGTTCATCCAGATGTGGAAAAGTATAACCTGCTGGCTCACACCCATTATCCACCAACAATTTCTAAAAACTATTTATGGCGCATCCTCAAAGGTATAGGATTAATTATTAAAAATTTTCATAAATCTCCTTTGGTTATTCTGCGATCGCTTAACTTGTTTTATGGAAAACGAGCAATTTCTTTGCGGTTGCTGTACTCAGTGATGCAGTTATTAGAAGCTCAACCTTATGATATTATCCACTGCCAGTTCGGGACTTATGGTCTAGAAGGAATGATTTTGCGTGACATTGGGGCTATCCAAGGAAAGTTAATTACTACGTTTCGAGGTTATGATATCAGTCTGTTTATTCAGCAGCGTGGAAAACATGTTTATGACTCCCTATTTGCGAAAGGAGATTTTTTTCTAGCGAATTGCGAGTTTTTTAAGAAAAAAGCCATCAAACTAGGTTGTGATCCCAAAAAAATTGTCGTGCATGGTTCGGGAATAGATAGTAGCCGCTTTCCCTTTCAACTAAGATATCCTCGTCCGGATGGTAAAATCCGTATTGCGACAACTGGTCGTCTTGTTGAAAAAAAAGGGATAGAATATAGCATTCGTGCTGTTGCAAAAGTGTTAAAGATTTATCCAAATGTAGAATATACAATTATTGGCGATGGTTGTTTAAAAGAAGATTTGCAACAGCTAATTAATTCCTTGAATATTGCTAATAAAGTGAAACTTTTGGGTTGGAAAAACCAAGTAGAAATCATTGAAATTCTCAATAATTCTGATATATTTGTGGCTGCCAGCGTTACAGGTAAAGATGGAAACCAAGATGCTCCAGTTAATACTTTAAAAGAAGCAATGGTTATGGGCTTACCAGTTATAGCTACTCTTCATGGTGGTATACCTGAACTTGTTAAAGACGGTATCTCTGGTTTTTTAGTTCCAGAGAAAGATAGCGATGCGATCGCTGAAAAATTAATTTACCTCATCGAGCATCCAGAAATTTGGTCACAAATGGGTCAAGCCGGACGAACTTATGTAGAATCTCACTATGACATGAATAAGCTAAGTGATGAGCTAGTGCAAATTTATCAACAAGTAGTGATGAGTAGCTCACATTATCAAGAACTAGTATTAAATTCAACAGGAAGTTATGAAGCCATAAACTAAATTTTCTAGTTTAACTGAATTAATTGAAAATTATACAAGGAGACTGATTAAGATTATGAACTCATCAGCGATCGCAGCCCCAGAAGTGACAATAATTGTTGCTCCACGGGAGCGTTTTAGTCATAGCCGTGAATCCCTAGAAAGTATTTATGAACATACTAAATACCCTTTTAAATTAATTTATATAGATGGAGGTTCCCCGCGTCACATCAAAGATTATCTAGCACAACAAGCCCAGCAAAAACAATTTCAACTAATACGCACCGATTATTATCTTTCTCCAAACCGCGCTAGAAACCTTGGTCTGCGTCAAGTCACAAGCAAGTATGTTGTTTTCATTGATAATGACGTAGTAGTTAGTCCCGGCTGGCTTCAGCCTCTAGTCGAATGTGCCGAAGAAACAGATGCAATGATAGTTAGCCCTCTAATCTGTCAAGGTACACCTTTGCATGAAGAAGTGCATTGTGCGGGTGGAGAATCTGGAGTTTTAGTGGAAACCAAAGGCGAAACCACAAGACGACGGATAATTGAAAAAATTTATAAGCAAGGTCGCAAAATAGCAGATGTGCGCCCCCAACTGCAACGGCACAAAACCGGATTAGCAGAGTTTCATTGCATGATGGTACGTACAGACTTATTTCAGCAAATTGGTCTTTTAGATGAGGAACTACTGAACACAAAAGAACATGTTGATTTGTGCATATTAGTATCTGAAATTGGTGGTACAGTTTATCTGGAACCTAAATCTCTAATGACTTATGTGACAGGGCAACCATTGGAGTTAACAGATATAAGTTACTATATGTTGCGTTGGAGCGATGCCTGGGAATTAAAAAGTCTCAAACGCTTACGCGACAAGTGGAACCTAACCGAAGATGAGTACTTTAAAAACAAGTACAAACGGTTAGGGTGGAGGCGAAATATGACAATCATCAATCCCCTTGCGCGTAAATTGCCCATCGGTAAGTTTGGCTCACGGGCAACTGGAAAAGTTTTATTTTTTATAGATAAAGCAGTCAACCGTTTTGTGACCACTCGTTATGCTCAAAAGCACTTGCCAAGTCTCCAAAATCAAGACTCATAAAAACTGGCGCAATCTACAATTACAGCATCATCATGTAGTTGATGAGATGCTAACCCACCAAGAATAGTAGCTTACCAAACACGACTTTTATTTAGAAGTTGTAGTAAAAGTAAACTTTATTTTCATAAACAACAACTCCTTGACTCAGCCAAGAATACAAATTTCTCATGAGCGCGATCAAAAATGAAATTTTAGCAAAAAATGAAAAATTTTTGCCTGCCCAAGACTCTAAACCTAGGATGCGGCCTCATCGACGACAGTTCGTCGTAGGGTCAAAAGCCTTTCGCGCCTATGAAGATTGGCAGTCTCATCAACTTGATGCATCTACCTGGGTTTCTTACTGTGCCGAACTCCGTGCTGACTGGGTGAGTGATGCCGATGGTATCGAATGGATGCTTTTGGGACTCGCCGTAGAAACACTTGAATCTCAAGCAGACCCTTTAATAGAAATTGCCCGGACGGCAAGCGCTGATGTACCAGACCTTTACGCTAGCTGGGCAGGTCGCTGGGTCTTAATTGGTCGTAGTGAAATACACATGGACGCTAGTGGCTTGCTAGGCTGCTTTTACGGTACGACATCCAACAAACAAATGTGGGTATCCAGCAGTTCGGTTCTGCTGACTAAAATACTTTCGCCCAATGCTCCGCCCGCAGTAGTTCCTGAAACCTTGCATTATGAAGCCGGAATCTCGTGGTTTCCACCTCCTTATTCCCACTTTGTAGGAATAAGTCGGCTGTTACCGAGCCAAGTTATTGAACTTAAAACAGGCAGTATTAGATCGCGATCGCTGATGCCGCCGATTGATCCTTCTCTTGGCTATGACAAAACTTTAGAGCTTTTTAAAAATAGCTTAATCACAGCACTCAAAAGGCTACCTACTGAAGAAAACGAATTATGGTTGGGGTTGACAGGTGGTATAGACTCACGACTTTTGTTTGCTATAGCCCATTATGCTGGCATTAAGATTATCCCTTTTACCCGTATTAGTGCCAGAATGTCACTTGGCGATCGCTTGCTACCGCCCAAATTGGCACAAGAACTAGGGTACAAACACATCTACCTGCAAAGACAAAAGAGTAATTTTGACCGTCAGCCCTTAGTCACCGAACATACTGGAGGTCATGTATCAGTTGGTGATGCTGAACCCTTTATCCAAAGTGTACGGGATCACCTCAAAGGAATCTCTGTCGGTGGCTGGTGCTTTGAAACAGGCAAAGCACTTTTTCGTGATTTATTACCTGATACTTTTGATGATCCGAAAATTTGCGCTCGACAAATCGCCCAACTATTTGGAGAGCCAGTCGATTCAGTCATGACGCAAAAGATCCGCGATTGGCTAGAATTAATTCAAAAAACCCCACAGGAACACTTAGATTGGCGGGATCGATTTTTTATCGAGCAACGCTTAGGAGGCTGGCAAAGTTCTAAAGAACAGTTATACGACCTGACTAAAGTTGAAAGAGTTCCTATTATCAATGCT contains the following coding sequences:
- a CDS encoding glycosyltransferase family 2 protein, whose amino-acid sequence is MNSSAIAAPEVTIIVAPRERFSHSRESLESIYEHTKYPFKLIYIDGGSPRHIKDYLAQQAQQKQFQLIRTDYYLSPNRARNLGLRQVTSKYVVFIDNDVVVSPGWLQPLVECAEETDAMIVSPLICQGTPLHEEVHCAGGESGVLVETKGETTRRRIIEKIYKQGRKIADVRPQLQRHKTGLAEFHCMMVRTDLFQQIGLLDEELLNTKEHVDLCILVSEIGGTVYLEPKSLMTYVTGQPLELTDISYYMLRWSDAWELKSLKRLRDKWNLTEDEYFKNKYKRLGWRRNMTIINPLARKLPIGKFGSRATGKVLFFIDKAVNRFVTTRYAQKHLPSLQNQDS
- a CDS encoding glycosyltransferase, translating into MKIAFIVGGFPVLSETFVINQVIGLIERGHEVDIYGIPPAIDSSKVHPDVEKYNLLAHTHYPPTISKNYLWRILKGIGLIIKNFHKSPLVILRSLNLFYGKRAISLRLLYSVMQLLEAQPYDIIHCQFGTYGLEGMILRDIGAIQGKLITTFRGYDISLFIQQRGKHVYDSLFAKGDFFLANCEFFKKKAIKLGCDPKKIVVHGSGIDSSRFPFQLRYPRPDGKIRIATTGRLVEKKGIEYSIRAVAKVLKIYPNVEYTIIGDGCLKEDLQQLINSLNIANKVKLLGWKNQVEIIEILNNSDIFVAASVTGKDGNQDAPVNTLKEAMVMGLPVIATLHGGIPELVKDGISGFLVPEKDSDAIAEKLIYLIEHPEIWSQMGQAGRTYVESHYDMNKLSDELVQIYQQVVMSSSHYQELVLNSTGSYEAIN